The window ACCGTCGGCGTCGTCGGCGCCGGCCGTGTGGGCCCCGCGCTCGCCGCGTCCCTCCAACTCGCCGGGCACCGTCCCGTGGCCGTCTCCGGAGTCTCGGACGCCTCCCGGCGCCGCGCCGCGCAACTGCTCCCCGATGTACCCCTCATGACGCCCGCCGACGTCCTGGGGAGCGCGGAACTGGTCCTGCTGACCGTCCCCGACGACACCCTGCCCGACCTCGTCGCCGGACTCGCCGAGACCGGGGCCGTACGGCCGGGCCAGCTGCTGGTGCACACCTCCGGACGCTACGGCGCGAAGGTCCTCGACCCCGCCCTGCGCGCGGGCGCGCTGCCGCTGGCCCTGCACCCGGCGATGACCTTCACCGGCACCCCCGTGGACGTCCAGCGCCTGGCCGGCTGCTCCTTCGGCGTCACCGCCCCCGACGAACTGCGCCTGGCCGCCGAGGCCCTCGTCATCGAGATGGGCGGCGAGCCGGAGTGGATCGCCGAGGACATGCGGCCGCTCTACCACGCGGCCCTGGCGCTCGGCGCCAACCACCTGGTGACGCTGGTCGCGCAGTCCATGGAGCTGCTGCGCGCGGCCGGAGTCGAGGCCCCCGACCGGATGCTCGGCCCGCTGCTCGGCGCCGCCCTCGACAACGCCCTGCGCTCCGGCGACACCGCCCTGACCGGACCCGTCGCGCGCGGGGACGCGGGCACCGTCGCCGCGCACATCAACGAGCTGCGCAAGCACGCCCCGGCGACCGTCGCCGGCTACCTGGCGATGGCCCGCGCGACCGCCGACCGCGCGCTCGCCCACGGGCTGCTCAAGCCGGAACTCGCCGAAGACCTGCTCGGAGTGCTCGCCGACAGCACCAAGGGAGACGCGGGATGACCACCACCCTGCTGCGCACCGCCGCCGAACTGTCCGCACGCGCGCGTACCGGTCACCGAGCCGTCGTCATGACCATGGGCGCCCTGCACGAGGGCCACGCCACCCTGATCCGCTCCGCGCGCGAGATCGCGGGACCGGCCGGCGAGGTCGTGGTGACGGTCTTCGTCAACCCGCTGCAGTTCGGCGCCGGTGAGGACCTCGACCGCTACCCACGCACCCTCGAGGCCGACGTCAAGATCGCCGAAGAGGCCGGTGCGGACGTCGTGTTCGCGCCCTCGGTCGATGAGGTCTACCCGGGCGGCGAACCCCAGGTGCGGATCAGCGCGGGCCCCATGGGGGAGCGCCTGGAGGGCGCCGCGCGCCCCGGACACTTCGACGGCATGCTCACCGTCGTTGCCAAGCTGCTCCACCTGACCCGCCCCGACGTGGCGCTCTACGGCCAGAAGGACGCCCAGCAGCTCGCCCTGATCCGCCGTATGGTCCGCGATCTGAACTTCGGTATCGAGATCGTCGGGGTGCCGACCGTGCGCGAGGACGACGGCCTGGCCCTGTCCAGCCGCAATCGCTTTCTCTCGCCCGCCGACCGGCGCACGGCGCTCGCGCTGTCCCGCGCGCTGTTCGCGGGCCAGGACCGCCACGCGGCCCAGGAGGCACTGCGCGCGCGTGCCCGCGAAGTGCCCGCCACGCACGCGCGTGCCGAAGCGCTGAGCGCCCTCGGGGAGTCCCGCGCCGCGGCCGACGCGCACGCCGTCGCCAAGGCGGCCCCGGGCGGCCCGGCGGCCGTCCGCGCAGCCGCCCGCCTGGTCCTGGACGAGGCCGCCCGCCTCACCCCGCCGCTCGCGCTGGACTACCTCGCCCTCGTCGACCCCTCCGACTTCACCGAGATCGACGACGACTTCACCGGCGAGGCCGTTCTCGCGGTCGCCGCCCGGGTCGGTTCGACCCGGCTGATCGACAACATCCCCCTCACATTCGGAACCCTCGGAGCCGCCTCGTGACCAGCACAGGCATACGACTGCACGCGCCCGCGCCCGGGTGGTCCATCGACGCGGACGTGGTCGTCGTCGGCTCCGGCGTCGCCGGTCTGACCGCGGCCCTGCGCTGCGAGGCCGCAGGGCTGACGACGGTCGTCGTCACCAAGGCCCGCCTCGATGACGGCTCCACCCGCTGGGCGCAGGGCGGCATCGCCGCGGCCCTCGGCGAGGGCGACACCCCCGAGCAGCACCAGGCCGACACCCTGGTCGCGGGCGCCGGGCTGTGCGACGAGGACGCGGTCCGGATCCTCGTCAACGAGGGCCCGGACGCGGTGCGCCGGCTCATCGAGACGGGCGCCCACTTCGACGAGTCGGAGGAGGGCGGCCTGGAACTCACCCGCGAGGGCGGCCACCACCGGCGCCGGATCGCGCATGCGGGCGGGGACGCGACCGGCGCGGAGATCTCGCGTGCGCTGGTCGAGGCGGCTCGCGCGCGGGGCGTACGCACCATCGAGAACGCGCTCGTCCTGGACCTGCTCACGGACGCCGACGGACGTACGGCGGGCGTAACCCTGCATGTGATGGGCGAGGGCCAGCACGACGGCGTGGGCGCCGTGCACGCCCCCGCGGTCGTCCTCGCGACCGGCGGCATGGGCCAGGTCTTCTCCGCGACCACCAACCCGTCGGTGTCCACCGGCGACGGCGTGGCGCTCGCCCTACGCGCGGGCGCGGAGATCTCCGACCTGGAGTTCGTGCAGTTCCACCCCACCGTGCTGTTCCTCGGCGCGGACGCCGAGGGCCAACAGCCGCTCGTCTCCGAGGCCGTGCGCGGCGAGGGCGCCCACCTGGTCGACGCCGGCGGCGTGCGCTTCATGGTCGGCCAGCACGAACTGGCCGAGCTCGCGCCCCGGGACATCGTCGCCAAGGGCATCATGCGCCGGATGCAGGAGCAGGACGCCGAGCACATGTTCCTCGACGCCCGGCACTTCGGCGCCCACATGTGGGAGCACCGCTTCCCGACGATCCTCGCCGCCTGCCGCGCCAACGGCATCGACCCGGTCCACGAGCCCATCCCGATCGCCCCGGCCGCCCACTACGCCTCCGGGGGCGTGCGCACCGACTCCCGCGGCCGTACGACCGTCCCCGGCCTGTACGCCTGCGGGGAGGTCGCGTGCACCGGCGTGCACGGCGCGAACCGGCTCGCGTCCAACTCCCTGCTGGAGGGCCTGGTCTACGCCGAGCGCATCGCCGCCGACATCGCGGCGAGCCACGCGGAGAACGGCCTCCACGCGCGTGTGCCGCATCCGGTGCCGTATCCGGAGGTGCCCGAGCATCCGCTGCTCGCGCCCGAGGACCGTTTCGCCATCCAGCGGACCATGACGGAGGGCGCGGGCGTGCTGCGCTCCGCCGACTCCCTCGCGCGAGCGGCCGAGCAGCTCCAGAAACTGCATGCCGACGCGCGCGAGGCCCTCGTCGAGAACGGCAAGACCGCCGAG of the Streptomyces sp. NBC_00287 genome contains:
- a CDS encoding Rossmann-like and DUF2520 domain-containing protein, whose amino-acid sequence is MSTSQQPDPKDRPARLTVGVVGAGRVGPALAASLQLAGHRPVAVSGVSDASRRRAAQLLPDVPLMTPADVLGSAELVLLTVPDDTLPDLVAGLAETGAVRPGQLLVHTSGRYGAKVLDPALRAGALPLALHPAMTFTGTPVDVQRLAGCSFGVTAPDELRLAAEALVIEMGGEPEWIAEDMRPLYHAALALGANHLVTLVAQSMELLRAAGVEAPDRMLGPLLGAALDNALRSGDTALTGPVARGDAGTVAAHINELRKHAPATVAGYLAMARATADRALAHGLLKPELAEDLLGVLADSTKGDAG
- the panC gene encoding pantoate--beta-alanine ligase, coding for MTTTLLRTAAELSARARTGHRAVVMTMGALHEGHATLIRSAREIAGPAGEVVVTVFVNPLQFGAGEDLDRYPRTLEADVKIAEEAGADVVFAPSVDEVYPGGEPQVRISAGPMGERLEGAARPGHFDGMLTVVAKLLHLTRPDVALYGQKDAQQLALIRRMVRDLNFGIEIVGVPTVREDDGLALSSRNRFLSPADRRTALALSRALFAGQDRHAAQEALRARAREVPATHARAEALSALGESRAAADAHAVAKAAPGGPAAVRAAARLVLDEAARLTPPLALDYLALVDPSDFTEIDDDFTGEAVLAVAARVGSTRLIDNIPLTFGTLGAAS
- a CDS encoding L-aspartate oxidase gives rise to the protein MTSTGIRLHAPAPGWSIDADVVVVGSGVAGLTAALRCEAAGLTTVVVTKARLDDGSTRWAQGGIAAALGEGDTPEQHQADTLVAGAGLCDEDAVRILVNEGPDAVRRLIETGAHFDESEEGGLELTREGGHHRRRIAHAGGDATGAEISRALVEAARARGVRTIENALVLDLLTDADGRTAGVTLHVMGEGQHDGVGAVHAPAVVLATGGMGQVFSATTNPSVSTGDGVALALRAGAEISDLEFVQFHPTVLFLGADAEGQQPLVSEAVRGEGAHLVDAGGVRFMVGQHELAELAPRDIVAKGIMRRMQEQDAEHMFLDARHFGAHMWEHRFPTILAACRANGIDPVHEPIPIAPAAHYASGGVRTDSRGRTTVPGLYACGEVACTGVHGANRLASNSLLEGLVYAERIAADIAASHAENGLHARVPHPVPYPEVPEHPLLAPEDRFAIQRTMTEGAGVLRSADSLARAAEQLQKLHADAREALVENGKTAEPGVDTWEATNLLCVARVLVAAARLREETRGCHWREDRPERDDTGWRRHIVVRLNPDRTLAVDPTDTADFPPTRQPQEQ